From the Streptosporangiales bacterium genome, one window contains:
- a CDS encoding DUF3866 family protein, with translation MCSALIGCRVASRHRTRLNSRSVFFRDATITLPPPAQTVTLTKLAARRRYPSGVVRWRSGLVVAQRREWTGALELEVDVRGEGSLRALAYTDVVGRPRPGDTVVLNTGALALGLGTGGYALVVAAPDRLPADEPPRPGHLVKARYTPSQQIVLGVDEQDSAHHEVLRDADDLGGMPVVVADLHSALPAILAALRLDRPDLRAAYVMTDGGALPLAFSRTVAALRDAGWLAGTVTVGQAYGGDLEAVTVHTGLLAARLVLGVDVAIVTQGPGNLGTGTRWGFSGVASGEAVNATATLSGRPVGTLRVSAADPRERHRGVSHHSLTAYGRVALAAADIPVPRLPTGEFATRVREQAATLGVRHRIVDVDVDGLDQALRATPVRLSSMGRGLDEDRAYFLAAAAGGRHAASLVRASSAS, from the coding sequence ATGTGCTCCGCACTGATCGGCTGCCGGGTCGCGAGCAGGCACAGGACGAGGTTGAACAGCCGCTCGGTCTTCTTCCGCGACGCGACCATCACCCTCCCTCCACCGGCGCAGACTGTGACGCTAACAAAGCTCGCGGCGAGACGCCGGTACCCTTCCGGCGTGGTGCGGTGGAGAAGCGGTCTCGTCGTCGCGCAACGTCGCGAGTGGACGGGTGCGCTGGAGCTCGAGGTCGACGTCCGCGGCGAGGGCAGCCTACGCGCGCTCGCGTACACCGACGTCGTCGGACGTCCGCGACCCGGCGACACTGTCGTGCTCAACACCGGCGCCCTCGCCCTCGGCCTCGGTACGGGCGGGTACGCGCTCGTGGTCGCCGCGCCGGACCGGTTGCCGGCAGACGAGCCGCCGCGGCCCGGCCACCTGGTCAAGGCCCGCTACACACCGTCACAGCAGATCGTCCTCGGGGTCGACGAGCAGGACTCCGCGCACCACGAGGTGCTGCGGGACGCCGACGACCTCGGCGGGATGCCGGTCGTGGTCGCCGACCTCCACTCCGCCCTGCCCGCGATCCTCGCGGCGCTCCGCCTCGACCGCCCGGACCTCAGGGCCGCCTACGTCATGACCGACGGCGGCGCCCTGCCGCTGGCGTTCTCCCGCACCGTCGCGGCCCTGCGCGACGCGGGCTGGCTGGCCGGCACGGTCACGGTCGGACAGGCGTACGGCGGCGACCTCGAGGCCGTGACGGTGCACACCGGGCTGCTCGCCGCGCGCCTCGTGCTCGGCGTCGACGTTGCGATCGTCACCCAGGGGCCCGGCAACCTCGGCACGGGCACGCGCTGGGGATTCTCCGGGGTGGCCAGCGGCGAGGCGGTCAACGCCACCGCGACGCTCTCCGGGCGCCCTGTCGGCACGCTGCGCGTCTCCGCCGCCGACCCCCGCGAACGGCACCGGGGCGTGTCGCACCACAGCCTCACCGCGTACGGACGCGTGGCGCTCGCCGCGGCCGACATCCCGGTCCCCCGGCTGCCCACCGGCGAGTTCGCCACCCGGGTACGCGAGCAGGCGGCGACGCTCGGCGTGCGGCACCGGATCGTGGACGTCGACGTCGACGGGCTCGACCAGGCGCTACGCGCGACGCCCGTGCGCCTCTCGTCGATGGGACGCGGCCTCGACGAGGACCGCGCCTACTTCCTCGCCGCGGCGGCCGGCGGCCGGCACGCGGCGTCGCTCGTCAGAGCTTCGTCAGCTTCGTGA
- a CDS encoding WYL domain-containing protein — translation MVASRKKTERLFNLVLCLLATRQPISAEHIRESVQGYADSGLDAFKRMFERDKDELRELGIPLETVEDWEGNPGYRIRRDVYELPELTFAPDEAAVLGLAARTWQHATLAQAASSAMLKLRAAGIDVDSSMPGIEPRVGAREPAFLPFWQAVLNRYPVRFGYQRPSAEQPATRTIEPWGVVSRRGRWYVAGYDRDRAAERVFRLDRVVGEVTRAGQPGTVTVPEGADVRRVVSHYAERAAWRTATLRVRAGAGFALRRQSARLVEGDGWDEVDVEFTGTDWFGDMVAAHGADVVVLEPDDLRKAVLERLEAVAYGEAR, via the coding sequence ATGGTCGCGTCGCGGAAGAAGACCGAGCGGCTGTTCAACCTCGTCCTGTGCCTGCTCGCGACCCGGCAGCCGATCAGTGCGGAGCACATCAGGGAGTCGGTGCAGGGATACGCCGACAGCGGGCTCGACGCGTTCAAGCGGATGTTCGAGCGCGACAAGGACGAGCTCCGCGAGCTGGGCATCCCGCTGGAGACGGTGGAGGACTGGGAGGGCAACCCCGGCTACCGGATCAGGCGCGACGTCTACGAGCTGCCGGAACTGACGTTCGCTCCCGACGAGGCCGCGGTCCTCGGGCTCGCGGCCCGTACCTGGCAGCACGCCACGCTCGCGCAGGCCGCGTCGAGCGCGATGCTCAAGCTGCGGGCCGCCGGCATCGACGTCGACTCCTCGATGCCCGGCATCGAGCCCAGGGTGGGGGCACGCGAGCCGGCGTTCCTCCCGTTCTGGCAGGCCGTGCTCAACCGCTACCCGGTGCGGTTCGGGTACCAGCGGCCGTCTGCCGAGCAGCCCGCCACCCGCACGATCGAGCCGTGGGGCGTCGTGTCACGACGCGGCCGGTGGTACGTCGCGGGCTACGACCGCGACCGCGCGGCGGAGCGCGTGTTCCGTCTCGACCGCGTCGTCGGCGAGGTCACGCGCGCCGGTCAGCCGGGCACGGTCACCGTGCCGGAGGGCGCCGACGTCCGGCGGGTCGTGAGCCACTACGCCGAGCGGGCGGCGTGGCGCACCGCGACCCTGCGGGTCCGCGCCGGCGCCGGCTTCGCGCTGCGCCGGCAGTCCGCCCGGCTCGTCGAGGGTGACGGTTGGGACGAGGTCGACGTCGAGTTCACCGGCACCGACTGGTTCGGTGACATGGTCGCCGCACACGGTGCCGACGTCGTCGTGCTGGAGCCCGACGACCTGCGCAAGGCCGTGCTGGAGCGGCTCGAGGCCGTGGCGTACGGGGAGGCGCGGTGA
- a CDS encoding WYL domain-containing protein yields MTSDTSSRRLARLLALVPYLQQHQGVALADAARTFGVSEEQLIDDLDLVFVSGLPGYTPADLIEVDYEGGAITISNADTIARPLRLDLGEAAALLVALRTLAEISGLADRDALDRTVAKLERAATDAVGETGQVAVEVESEDRVVPVVRRALEGQRRLHLSYYVPGRDEVTERDVDPIRLLVADGRSYLEGWCRRVDDVRLFRLDRVVEIAETGDPAEIPPTAQPREIDEGLFRPSMQDTLVTFELGRAARWVADYYPCESVTESEDGGLQVALRTPDTRWVRRLALRLGSTGRVVDPPDLVAQVRDDARAALAAYEARDGRTVR; encoded by the coding sequence GTGACGTCCGACACCAGCAGCCGGCGGCTCGCGCGGCTGCTCGCGCTCGTGCCTTACCTCCAGCAGCACCAGGGCGTGGCCCTGGCCGACGCGGCACGCACCTTCGGCGTGTCGGAGGAGCAGCTGATCGACGACCTCGACCTGGTGTTCGTGTCCGGGCTGCCCGGATACACCCCGGCCGACCTCATCGAGGTCGACTACGAGGGCGGCGCGATCACGATCAGCAACGCTGACACGATCGCCAGGCCGTTGCGTCTCGATCTCGGCGAGGCGGCGGCCCTCCTGGTCGCGCTGCGCACGCTGGCCGAGATCTCCGGCCTCGCCGATCGCGACGCGCTCGACCGCACCGTCGCCAAGCTCGAGCGCGCCGCCACCGACGCCGTGGGCGAGACCGGCCAGGTCGCCGTCGAGGTCGAGAGCGAGGATCGCGTCGTCCCGGTCGTCCGGCGCGCCCTGGAGGGGCAGCGGCGGCTGCACCTGTCGTACTACGTGCCGGGCCGCGACGAGGTCACCGAGCGTGACGTCGACCCGATCCGACTGCTCGTCGCCGACGGCAGGTCGTACCTCGAGGGCTGGTGCCGCAGGGTCGACGACGTCCGCCTGTTCCGGCTCGACCGGGTGGTCGAGATCGCCGAGACGGGCGATCCCGCGGAGATCCCCCCGACCGCGCAGCCGCGGGAGATCGACGAAGGGCTGTTCCGCCCGTCCATGCAGGACACGCTCGTCACGTTCGAGCTCGGCCGCGCGGCGCGGTGGGTGGCCGACTACTACCCCTGCGAGTCCGTGACGGAGAGTGAGGACGGAGGACTGCAGGTCGCACTCCGCACGCCCGACACGCGATGGGTGCGGCGGTTGGCCCTGCGGTTGGGCAGCACGGGCCGGGTGGTCGACCCGCCGGACCTCGTCGCGCAGGTCCGAGATGACGCGCGCGCCGCGCTTGCCGCGTATGAGGCACGAGACGGCCGTACCGTCAGGTAG